A part of Candidatus Magasanikbacteria bacterium RIFOXYB2_FULL_38_10 genomic DNA contains:
- a CDS encoding macrolide ABC transporter ATP-binding protein — protein MIKVENLCKDYKNDSILTPVLHHLNFNIEKGDFVAIMGPSGSGKSTLMHILGLLDRPSCGTYELDGKDVTKMNDDELAKLRNHKIGFVFQSFNLLPRTSVLENVKLPLFYSHIPLKEHNERAQKALESVGLGKRLNYLSNQLSGGEKQRVAIARALVTEPEVIFADEPTGNLDSKSGGQVMEILQNLNIEKEHHHTVILVTHETYTAEFAERIIRLKDGQILSDEKVLNRKKAEDGLIK, from the coding sequence TTGATTAAAGTAGAAAATTTGTGTAAGGATTATAAAAACGATAGTATCCTCACGCCGGTTTTACATCATTTAAATTTTAATATTGAAAAAGGAGATTTTGTGGCCATTATGGGTCCTAGTGGATCGGGCAAATCAACTTTGATGCATATTTTAGGATTATTAGACCGTCCTTCTTGCGGTACTTATGAATTAGATGGTAAAGATGTTACTAAGATGAATGATGATGAATTAGCTAAATTGCGTAATCATAAAATTGGTTTTGTATTTCAATCTTTTAATCTTTTGCCTCGTACTTCGGTCTTGGAAAATGTAAAATTACCTTTATTTTATAGTCATATACCATTAAAAGAGCATAATGAGCGCGCTCAAAAAGCTTTAGAATCGGTAGGCCTAGGTAAGCGCTTGAATTATCTTTCCAATCAATTATCCGGAGGGGAGAAACAACGTGTCGCTATTGCTAGAGCTTTGGTGACCGAACCGGAAGTTATTTTTGCCGATGAGCCTACTGGGAATTTGGACAGTAAATCTGGTGGTCAGGTAATGGAAATTTTGCAAAACTTAAACATAGAAAAGGAACATCACCATACGGTAATTTTAGTCACCCACGAAACTTATACTGCGGAATTTGCTGAAAGAATAATTCGCTTAAAAGACGGACAGATTTTAAGCGATGAAAAAGTTTTGAATAGAAAAAAGGCAGAAGATGGCTTAATTAAATAA
- a CDS encoding tRNA (adenosine(37)-N6)-threonylcarbamoyltransferase complex ATPase subunit type 1 TsaE, which yields MVFTSHSEEETQKLGKKIGKKLPTGSILLLKGNLGSGKTTFLKGLAKELGIKKSLRSPTFNLMRVYHLKKNSRIKSFIHLDCYRIKNLQEIIEIGLFDYLDEKQTLAAIEWPEKIATQLKKYKTKKILFKVLSENKRKISY from the coding sequence ATGGTCTTCACAAGTCATAGCGAGGAGGAAACTCAAAAATTGGGAAAAAAAATTGGGAAAAAATTGCCAACAGGCTCAATCTTGCTTTTAAAAGGAAATTTGGGATCTGGCAAAACAACTTTTTTAAAAGGTTTGGCTAAAGAATTGGGAATTAAAAAATCCTTGCGTAGTCCTACTTTTAATCTAATGCGAGTTTATCATCTTAAAAAAAACTCAAGAATAAAAAGCTTCATCCACCTAGACTGTTACAGAATTAAAAATCTTCAAGAAATAATTGAAATTGGCTTATTTGATTATTTAGACGAAAAACAAACTCTCGCGGCAATTGAATGGCCGGAAAAAATTGCAACCCAACTTAAAAAATATAAAACAAAAAAAATTCTCTTTAAGGTTTTGAGTGAAAATAAAAGAAAAATTAGTTACTAA
- a CDS encoding serine hydroxymethyltransferase (catalyzes the reaction of glycine with 5,10-methylenetetrahydrofolate to form L-serine and tetrahydrofolate), producing the protein MYTHNLKSFDADIYNFIQCEKNRQKNHLEMIPSENFVSPAVLEALGSVLTNKYSEGYPGKRYYGGCGFIDQVEQLAIDRAKQLFGAEHVNVQPLSGAPANIAVYFALLKPGDTILGMDLSHGGHLTHGHPVTYMAQIFNFVRYKTNAEGLIDLDNLRKMTQEHKPKLILVGYSAYSREIEYQKIKEIADEVGAITMADVAHIAGMIAGGVMNNPVPIFDVVTTTTHKTLRGPRGGMIMCKEKLAKNIDKAVFPGFQGGPHENNIAAKAVAFKEALQPEFKDYVLQIKKNIKILEREFLIKNYKLCFGGSDNHLLLIDVTNKGLSGKEAQNALDKAGITVNKNMIPDDPRSPMDPSGIRLGTPAITTRGMKEKEMEKIAGWIELAITNHQNEAILNDIKNQVKELTENFPLYPTL; encoded by the coding sequence ATGTATACCCATAACTTAAAAAGTTTTGATGCTGATATTTATAACTTCATTCAATGTGAAAAAAATCGCCAAAAAAATCACTTGGAAATGATTCCCTCGGAAAACTTTGTCTCTCCGGCGGTACTGGAGGCTTTGGGATCTGTTTTAACCAATAAATATTCGGAGGGCTACCCGGGCAAACGTTACTATGGTGGCTGCGGTTTTATAGATCAAGTAGAACAATTAGCCATAGACAGAGCCAAACAATTATTTGGGGCCGAACATGTCAATGTTCAGCCACTTTCCGGAGCACCAGCCAATATCGCGGTTTATTTTGCTCTTTTAAAACCAGGAGATACAATTTTAGGCATGGATTTATCTCATGGTGGACATTTAACTCACGGACATCCGGTTACCTACATGGCTCAAATTTTTAATTTTGTGCGTTATAAAACCAACGCCGAAGGATTAATTGATTTGGACAATTTAAGGAAAATGACGCAAGAACATAAGCCTAAATTAATTTTAGTTGGTTATTCCGCCTACTCTCGTGAAATTGAATATCAAAAAATTAAAGAAATCGCCGACGAGGTGGGAGCCATAACCATGGCTGATGTAGCCCATATTGCCGGCATGATTGCCGGCGGAGTCATGAATAATCCCGTACCCATTTTTGATGTAGTAACCACCACCACTCACAAAACCTTACGTGGCCCACGCGGCGGCATGATTATGTGTAAAGAAAAACTGGCTAAAAATATAGACAAGGCTGTTTTCCCAGGCTTTCAAGGAGGTCCCCATGAAAATAACATTGCAGCCAAAGCCGTGGCCTTTAAAGAAGCCCTACAGCCGGAATTTAAAGATTATGTTTTGCAAATTAAAAAAAATATCAAAATTTTAGAGCGTGAATTTTTAATCAAAAACTATAAATTATGTTTTGGCGGATCTGACAATCACTTGCTTTTAATTGATGTGACGAATAAGGGACTGAGCGGCAAAGAAGCTCAAAATGCCTTAGATAAGGCCGGTATTACGGTAAATAAAAATATGATTCCGGACGACCCCCGCTCTCCCATGGATCCATCCGGTATAAGACTAGGCACTCCCGCCATCACCACCAGAGGCATGAAGGAAAAAGAAATGGAAAAAATAGCCGGATGGATTGAACTGGCAATTACCAATCACCAAAATGAGGCCATTTTGAATGATATAAAAAATCAAGTAAAGGAATTAACCGAAAATTTTCCGCTGTACCCAACTTTATGA
- a CDS encoding single-stranded-DNA-specific exonuclease RecJ, with product MQKIWRVAESLTEEFKKQFPEIPEVVLQLLHNRNLLTQEKIDEFLYPDYSQDVFDPYLFKDMVSAVNRIFQAIEKNELIIVHGDYDADGVCASVILISTLKALGAKRVDVFLPDRDLDGYGINKNTIEIIASAGAKLLLSCDCGISNKEEISLAQSKGVDVIITDHHNVPETLPPAVAIIHPKVPGETYPDKGLSGGGVAFKLVQALLKDKRAAAHWQIKDTREMHEKWLLDLVAISSVADMVPLLGESRTLTKYGLIVLNKTKRIGLKELLEICGLNKNQENKDNSRRLFTSDIGFKIAPRINAAGRVKHANGAFQLLNTEDKDEAKELARELNVNNQERQQITEKMVNEAKLQIKETDQTNEPIIFVIKKDWPVGLIGLIASRLCNEFYKPVIIMTDKDGQIHGSGRSIEEINIMEKMIELNELFSKYGGHPQACGFTLKNSRAETLKKFESLFLEMVKKEVINKKIIPVLKIDTEVKLEDVNWDSYDLLQKFEPFGQNNPEPKYLAKNLTIASVEPVGNNGRHLKLLVRQHTFEHRKMIGFCFGDENIKGQNWCQVLKPGDSVDAVFEVSVNEWNGNRELQLKLVDLKLNQPIQ from the coding sequence ATGCAAAAAATCTGGCGGGTGGCGGAATCCCTTACCGAAGAGTTTAAAAAACAATTTCCCGAAATACCGGAGGTAGTTTTGCAATTACTTCACAATCGCAATCTTTTAACGCAAGAAAAAATTGATGAATTTCTTTATCCTGATTATTCTCAAGATGTTTTTGACCCTTATCTTTTTAAGGATATGGTTTCAGCCGTGAATAGAATCTTTCAAGCCATAGAAAAAAATGAGTTAATAATTGTCCATGGCGATTATGATGCTGATGGTGTTTGCGCTTCTGTCATTTTAATCTCCACCCTCAAGGCTCTAGGCGCCAAACGCGTGGACGTCTTTTTACCTGATCGCGATTTAGACGGATATGGCATTAATAAAAATACGATAGAAATTATCGCTTCGGCCGGAGCTAAACTTCTACTGTCTTGCGACTGTGGTATTTCTAACAAAGAAGAAATCTCTCTGGCCCAAAGCAAAGGTGTTGATGTAATTATTACCGACCATCATAATGTACCGGAAACCTTACCGCCAGCCGTGGCAATCATTCATCCTAAGGTGCCCGGAGAAACTTATCCGGACAAAGGATTATCCGGAGGTGGAGTGGCTTTTAAACTAGTTCAAGCTCTTTTAAAAGACAAGCGCGCCGCGGCTCACTGGCAAATAAAAGACACTCGCGAAATGCATGAAAAGTGGCTTTTAGATTTAGTGGCAATTTCCAGTGTAGCCGATATGGTTCCCCTACTTGGTGAATCCCGAACTCTTACCAAATATGGCTTAATTGTTCTTAACAAAACCAAAAGAATCGGCCTGAAAGAACTTTTAGAAATCTGCGGATTAAACAAAAATCAAGAAAATAAAGACAACTCCCGCAGACTCTTTACATCTGACATAGGCTTTAAAATTGCCCCGCGCATCAATGCGGCCGGAAGAGTTAAACACGCCAATGGCGCTTTTCAACTTTTAAATACCGAGGATAAAGACGAGGCCAAAGAATTGGCCAGAGAATTAAATGTTAACAACCAAGAGCGCCAACAGATAACGGAAAAAATGGTTAACGAGGCTAAATTACAAATTAAGGAAACTGACCAAACAAATGAACCGATTATTTTTGTAATTAAAAAGGATTGGCCAGTGGGTCTAATTGGTCTTATTGCTTCCAGGCTTTGCAACGAATTTTACAAACCAGTCATCATCATGACGGATAAAGATGGGCAAATTCATGGATCAGGACGCAGTATTGAAGAAATCAATATCATGGAAAAAATGATTGAATTAAACGAATTGTTTAGCAAATATGGCGGACATCCCCAAGCCTGCGGTTTTACTTTAAAAAATTCAAGGGCAGAAACATTAAAAAAGTTTGAATCTTTATTTTTAGAAATGGTGAAAAAAGAAGTAATAAATAAGAAAATAATTCCGGTTCTTAAAATTGATACGGAAGTAAAATTAGAAGATGTTAATTGGGATTCTTATGATTTACTACAAAAATTTGAGCCTTTCGGGCAAAATAACCCTGAACCAAAATACTTAGCGAAAAATCTAACCATTGCCAGCGTGGAACCAGTGGGCAACAATGGCAGACACTTAAAACTTTTAGTACGACAACATACTTTTGAACATCGTAAAATGATTGGTTTTTGTTTTGGCGACGAAAATATCAAAGGTCAAAATTGGTGTCAAGTTTTAAAACCAGGAGATTCGGTGGATGCGGTTTTTGAGGTATCCGTTAACGAATGGAATGGCAACAGGGAATTACAATTAAAATTAGTAGATTTAAAACTAAATCAACCAATACAATAA